One segment of Polyodon spathula isolate WHYD16114869_AA chromosome 20, ASM1765450v1, whole genome shotgun sequence DNA contains the following:
- the LOC121295850 gene encoding protein YIPF6-like has translation MSEVDEASKPLFAGLSDVSISGDIPVEGEITVPVGSLSHDDEYSTLDEPVKETILRDLKAVGKKFGHVMYPKKSTTLLRDWDLWGPLLLCVTLALMLQGGSADSKEDGGPQFAEVFVIIWFGSVIITLNSKLLGGTISFFQSLCVLGYCILPLTVAMIVCRLVLLGGTGTASFIVRFIVVVASFGWSTFASTAFLADSQPPNRKALVVYPVFLFYFVISWMILTFSPSHSNTGP, from the exons ATGTCGGAAGTGGACGAAGCAAGTAAACCCTTG tttgcagGGCTGTCTGATGTGTCCATCTCTGGAGATATCCCTGTGGAAGGAGAGATCACAGTTCCAGTAGGGTCTCTGTCACATGATGATGAGTACTCTACACTCGATGAACCAGTGAAAGAAACCATT CTGAGAGATTTGAAGGCAGTAGGAAAAAAGTTTGGCCATGTGATGTATCCTAAGAAAAGCACAACACTACTTAGAGACT gggACTTATGGGGTCCTTTGCTGCTCTGTGTCACATTAGCTCT CATGCTACAGGGGGGGTCTGCAGACAGCAAAGAAGATGGAGGGCCCCAGTTTGCTGAAGTGTTTGTTATTATATGGTTTGGATCTGTCATTATTACGTTAAATTCCAAGTTGCTGGGAGGCACTAT CTCGTTCTTCCAGAGCCTGTGTGTACTGGGATACTGTATCCTGCCTCTGACTGTTGCAATGATTGTCTGCAGGCTGGTGCTACTAGGGGGCACCGGGACAGCTAGTTTTATTGTTCGATTTATAGTAGTGGTTGCATCGTTTGGTTGGTCAACGTTTG CATCCACAGCCTTCTTGGCAGACAGCCAGCCTCCGAATCGCAAAGCCTTGGTTGTGTATCCAGTGTTCCTGTTCTACTTTGTCATCAGCTGGATGATTCTTACCTTCTCCCCATCACACAGCAACACAGGACCCTGA